The Metabacillus sediminilitoris genome window below encodes:
- a CDS encoding PaaI family thioesterase — translation MEQDKRSNPFRNLLQIKEINAENGAAEVKLEIFPDLLNFSDNVHGGVLASLIDISIGSAVRTTLDDRYRSATVELKINYIRPANGSFLLAKSSLSHRGGTLSVGISEIYNDQNQLVAMGTATFIILNKDRTKE, via the coding sequence ATGGAACAAGATAAAAGGAGTAATCCTTTTCGGAATTTACTTCAAATAAAAGAAATTAATGCTGAAAATGGGGCTGCAGAAGTTAAGCTTGAAATATTCCCTGATCTTTTAAATTTCTCTGACAATGTACATGGCGGAGTACTTGCATCGCTCATTGACATTTCAATTGGTAGTGCAGTTCGTACAACACTTGATGATCGTTATCGCTCTGCAACAGTTGAATTAAAGATTAACTACATAAGACCTGCAAATGGTTCATTCTTGTTAGCTAAATCTTCTTTATCTCATAGAGGAGGAACTTTATCTGTAGGTATATCTGAGATTTATAATGATCAAAACCAATTGGTTGCAATGGGAACTGCAACTTTTATCATTTTAAATAAAGATAGAACGAAAGAATAA
- a CDS encoding sugar ABC transporter substrate-binding protein, which produces MKRKWKVRLICSVFLITLLCMAVHFLKEDDKPKVVVILKRLDVEYWKAFESGAQKAFDDFDIDGKIIAPENVYPITNEADLLKRVLKQNPDALIISPIHPSHTIPVLKEYKKRNIPILFAGKDMQWNEKTTYIGTNHSILGKRAGQLLASTLQPGDEVAIIYGKLESSEQERIKGAKEVLEDVGIKVATERFGEDRFENPIPVMEHVLQDYPNIKGVFATGDRIALETLKVIKENDLNIPVVGTEGSREMVRAIESGMLSATIGQNPYDIGYLSVEQAQKAIKGEYVEKRIDIGVDIVTEDNGKERLNFLNEILHSRLDRINNFVRELL; this is translated from the coding sequence TTGAAAAGGAAATGGAAAGTTCGATTAATTTGTTCTGTTTTTCTTATAACTTTACTATGCATGGCTGTTCATTTTCTGAAAGAAGATGATAAGCCTAAAGTGGTGGTAATTTTAAAAAGGTTAGACGTAGAGTATTGGAAGGCTTTTGAATCAGGAGCCCAAAAGGCATTTGATGATTTTGACATAGACGGTAAAATAATAGCACCTGAGAATGTATACCCCATCACAAATGAGGCTGACCTGTTAAAAAGAGTTTTAAAGCAAAATCCAGATGCACTTATCATTAGTCCAATTCATCCATCCCATACGATTCCTGTATTAAAAGAATATAAAAAAAGAAACATTCCCATATTGTTTGCGGGCAAGGATATGCAGTGGAACGAAAAAACCACATATATAGGAACTAATCATTCAATATTAGGGAAAAGAGCAGGGCAGCTATTGGCTTCCACACTACAGCCTGGAGATGAAGTAGCCATTATATATGGAAAGTTAGAGAGCTCCGAGCAGGAGCGAATAAAAGGAGCGAAGGAAGTTTTGGAAGACGTTGGAATTAAGGTTGCCACTGAACGGTTTGGAGAAGATCGATTTGAGAATCCAATACCAGTAATGGAGCATGTCTTGCAGGATTATCCTAATATTAAAGGTGTATTTGCCACAGGTGATCGAATCGCTCTAGAGACATTGAAAGTAATAAAAGAAAATGACCTGAATATTCCCGTCGTTGGAACAGAAGGTAGCAGAGAAATGGTAAGGGCTATTGAATCCGGAATGCTCAGCGCTACTATAGGGCAAAATCCTTATGATATCGGATATCTTAGCGTGGAACAAGCACAGAAAGCCATAAAGGGAGAATACGTAGAAAAAAGGATCGATATTGGAGTGGACATCGTCACAGAAGATAATGGAAAGGAAAGGTTAAATTTTCTAAACGAAATATTACATTCAAGGCTAGATAGAATTAACAATTTTGTACGGGAACTCTTATAA
- a CDS encoding 2-hydroxycarboxylate transporter family protein: METARKLETLQHEHEKQGFLTKLKQVKVGVIPLPLYLVLAAIVYGASVYNQLPPDMIGGFAVIMVLGILLGDLGMKIPILKDIGGPAILALLVPSVLVFFNIFNPASMEAVTTLMKTSNFLYLYISVLVAGSILGMNRRVLIQGFSKMFIPLVLGTVASIVVGISVGALFGYEMKHTFFYIIVPIIGGGVGEGILPLSLAYSQILGGSAETYVSQMIPAAVIGNIVAVICAGLMKNLGERKPELTGNGVLVKAKDGVKEMKNENTNINAPVDFSLMGAGLLLACGFFIFGQFAHMFLGIPGPVLMIVAATLVKCLQLMPAKMEQGAFHLYKFVSTGLTWPLMVGLGMLFIPLEDVVKIVTPAYVVVCMSVVLAMVGTGYIVGKFLNMHPVESAIVTGCHSGLGGTGDVAILSASNRMSLMPFAQVATRLGGAATVIMATLLMKLLS; this comes from the coding sequence ATGGAAACAGCAAGAAAATTGGAAACGCTTCAACATGAACATGAAAAACAAGGGTTTCTTACAAAGCTCAAACAAGTAAAGGTAGGGGTTATCCCATTACCACTATATTTAGTATTAGCGGCAATTGTTTATGGTGCATCTGTTTATAATCAACTACCTCCAGACATGATCGGAGGATTTGCGGTTATTATGGTGCTTGGAATTTTACTAGGTGACCTTGGAATGAAAATTCCTATTTTAAAAGACATTGGCGGACCTGCTATATTGGCCCTGCTTGTTCCATCTGTTCTCGTATTTTTTAACATCTTTAATCCGGCTTCGATGGAAGCGGTGACAACATTAATGAAAACGTCTAACTTTCTTTATTTGTATATTTCTGTTTTAGTAGCTGGAAGTATCCTGGGAATGAATCGCAGAGTCTTGATTCAAGGTTTTTCAAAAATGTTTATACCGCTTGTTCTCGGAACTGTAGCATCTATTGTTGTTGGTATATCAGTTGGAGCACTTTTTGGATATGAAATGAAGCATACCTTTTTCTATATCATTGTTCCTATTATTGGCGGAGGAGTTGGTGAAGGAATTCTACCATTATCACTAGCATACTCGCAAATTTTAGGTGGATCAGCTGAAACGTATGTATCTCAAATGATCCCTGCTGCAGTCATTGGAAATATCGTCGCAGTTATATGTGCAGGATTAATGAAAAATTTAGGTGAAAGAAAGCCAGAGCTTACTGGAAATGGCGTATTAGTCAAAGCAAAAGACGGCGTAAAAGAGATGAAGAACGAGAATACAAATATAAATGCGCCAGTCGATTTTTCATTAATGGGTGCAGGTTTACTGCTTGCCTGTGGTTTTTTCATCTTCGGTCAATTTGCCCATATGTTTTTAGGCATTCCTGGTCCAGTTTTAATGATTGTGGCTGCTACATTGGTTAAATGTCTTCAGCTAATGCCGGCAAAAATGGAACAGGGTGCATTTCATCTTTATAAATTTGTTTCTACAGGTTTAACTTGGCCGCTTATGGTAGGGTTGGGAATGCTGTTTATTCCATTGGAGGATGTTGTGAAAATTGTAACTCCTGCTTATGTGGTAGTTTGTATGTCTGTTGTGCTCGCAATGGTTGGGACAGGTTATATTGTTGGTAAATTCCTAAATATGCATCCGGTTGAATCAGCGATTGTAACTGGGTGTCATAGCGGATTAGGGGGAACAGGGGACGTAGCAATTTTGTCTGCCTCCAACAGAATGTCATTAATGCCATTTGCACAAGTAGCAACAAGACTTGGTGGTGCTGCTACAGTAATCATGGCAACACTCTTAATGAAGCTATTGAGTTAA
- a CDS encoding acetate uptake transporter — translation MKNQSYTSVKVMIADPSALGLFGLAMVTLVASSQKLGLTEGTALILPWAFFLGGIAQLIASFFDAKHNNVFGTTAFGAFGLFWFGVGTSWLIQMGALGDTVLANADSKQLGVAFIGYLIFSLFMTIGAMETHKVLFFIFVLIDFLFIGLSLSSFDIMYEFSHMLAAISELLIALLSFYGSAAAVLNTHFQQVVLPVGKPFRIFINDNRKEIRKATA, via the coding sequence ATGAAAAATCAAAGTTATACGTCAGTAAAGGTGATGATAGCTGATCCATCAGCGCTTGGTCTATTTGGTTTAGCAATGGTTACGCTTGTAGCATCATCACAAAAATTAGGTTTAACAGAAGGTACGGCATTAATCTTGCCATGGGCATTTTTTTTAGGGGGTATTGCTCAATTAATTGCCAGCTTTTTTGATGCTAAGCATAATAATGTATTTGGAACAACGGCATTTGGTGCATTTGGATTGTTTTGGTTCGGTGTCGGTACAAGCTGGTTGATCCAAATGGGGGCTTTAGGAGACACGGTCTTGGCAAATGCTGATTCTAAACAGCTGGGTGTTGCATTCATTGGCTATTTAATTTTTAGCTTATTTATGACAATCGGTGCAATGGAAACTCATAAAGTGCTGTTTTTTATTTTCGTACTCATTGATTTCTTATTTATTGGATTATCCTTAAGTTCGTTTGATATTATGTACGAATTTTCACATATGCTTGCAGCCATCTCTGAATTGCTTATTGCGCTACTTTCATTTTATGGTTCTGCTGCAGCTGTTTTAAACACTCACTTTCAACAAGTTGTGTTACCTGTAGGAAAACCATTTCGCATATTCATAAACGATAATAGAAAAGAAATAAGAAAAGCTACAGCTTAA
- a CDS encoding YolD-like family protein — MILKKLTKNRLITIIYFQNGLLKTCKGRVYKLNYFNQTINVINEKQNAISIRLSSIKEIH, encoded by the coding sequence ATGATTTTAAAAAAATTAACCAAAAATCGCTTGATAACCATTATTTATTTTCAGAATGGATTGCTTAAAACATGCAAAGGTCGAGTATATAAACTTAATTATTTCAATCAGACTATTAATGTAATAAACGAAAAGCAAAATGCGATCTCCATTCGTTTATCAAGTATTAAGGAAATTCATTAG
- a CDS encoding acetate kinase, which translates to MSKIIAINAGSSSLKFQLFEMPSEEVLTAGLVERIGLDKGVFTILVNGEKVKEIIDIPDHSVAVKMLLSKLTHFGILDSLNEIEGIGHRVVHGGEIFNDSVLITDETLQKIEELSDLAPLHNPANVVGIKAFKEVLPNVNAVAVFDTAFHQTMPERSFLYSLPYEYYEKYGIRKYGFHGTSHKYVSERAAELLGRPIEQLRLISCHLGNGASIAAIEGGKSIDTSMGFTPLAGVAMGTRSGNIDPALIPFIMEKTGQSEMEVLDILNKKSGILGISGLSSDLRDIEQAAEEGNERAETALEVFGSRIHKYIGSYAAQMSGVDAILFTAGIGENSDIIRSRVLRGLEFMGVYWDPERNQVRGEERFISYPHSPVKVIIIPTNEEVMIARDVQQIAVPVPVLH; encoded by the coding sequence ATGTCAAAAATAATAGCAATCAATGCAGGAAGCTCTTCTTTAAAATTCCAGTTATTTGAAATGCCGAGTGAAGAAGTACTTACAGCTGGGTTAGTAGAACGTATCGGCTTAGATAAAGGAGTATTTACTATTTTAGTGAACGGAGAAAAAGTAAAAGAAATAATAGACATTCCAGACCATTCTGTTGCGGTTAAGATGCTTCTTAGCAAGCTTACACATTTTGGAATTCTCGATTCTTTAAATGAAATTGAAGGAATCGGTCATCGTGTTGTACACGGTGGTGAGATTTTTAATGACTCAGTTTTAATTACAGATGAAACACTTCAAAAAATTGAGGAGTTATCTGATTTAGCCCCACTTCATAACCCAGCAAATGTTGTTGGAATTAAAGCATTCAAAGAAGTTTTACCAAATGTAAATGCAGTAGCAGTTTTTGACACGGCATTCCATCAAACAATGCCAGAACGATCATTCTTATATAGTTTACCATATGAATATTATGAAAAATATGGAATTCGCAAATATGGCTTTCATGGTACCTCACATAAATATGTATCTGAAAGGGCAGCAGAATTATTAGGGCGTCCGATCGAACAATTACGATTGATTTCTTGTCACTTAGGAAATGGAGCGAGTATAGCAGCAATTGAAGGCGGGAAATCTATTGATACTTCAATGGGCTTTACACCACTTGCAGGTGTTGCAATGGGAACTCGTTCAGGGAACATTGACCCAGCGCTGATTCCATTTATTATGGAAAAAACAGGTCAATCAGAAATGGAAGTGTTAGATATTTTAAATAAAAAGAGTGGTATATTGGGCATTTCAGGTTTATCAAGCGATCTTCGTGACATCGAACAAGCTGCTGAAGAAGGAAATGAACGAGCAGAAACAGCTCTTGAAGTATTCGGTAGTAGAATTCATAAATATATAGGTTCTTACGCAGCACAAATGTCTGGAGTAGATGCAATTCTTTTTACTGCTGGAATTGGGGAAAACAGTGATATTATCCGTTCACGTGTATTACGTGGTTTGGAATTCATGGGTGTTTATTGGGATCCTGAACGTAATCAGGTCCGTGGTGAAGAAAGATTTATTAGCTATCCGCATTCTCCGGTAAAAGTTATCATTATTCCGACAAATGAAGAAGTTATGATTGCTCGTGATGTACAACAAATAGCGGTACCTGTACCTGTACTTCATTGA
- a CDS encoding glyceraldehyde-3-phosphate dehydrogenase yields the protein MINVAINGFGRIGRMVFRQAIKESSFQVVAINASYPAETLAHLLKYDTVHGKFDGTVEVSQDHLLVDGKLVQLLNHRNPQELPWKELGIDVVIEATGKFNAKEQASLHLEAGAKKVVLTAPGKNEDVTIVVGVNDEQLDITKHDVISNASCTTNCLAPVVKLLDEQFGIENGLMTTVHAYTNDQNNIDNPHKDLRRARACAQSIIPTTTGAAKALAKVLPHLTGKLHGMALRVPTPNVSLVDLVVDVKCDVTVEQINNAFQTAAQGSMKGIIEFCHSPLVSVDFNTNTSSSIIDGLSTIVMGTRKVKVLAWYDNEWGYSCRVVDLVKLVADQIASQKKLQHV from the coding sequence ATGATTAATGTGGCTATTAACGGGTTTGGACGTATTGGAAGAATGGTGTTTCGTCAAGCGATAAAAGAAAGCTCATTCCAGGTCGTAGCAATTAATGCGAGCTATCCTGCAGAGACGTTGGCACACCTTTTAAAGTACGACACAGTACACGGGAAGTTTGACGGTACTGTAGAGGTTTCGCAAGATCACTTATTGGTGGATGGTAAGTTAGTTCAACTTCTTAATCATCGTAATCCTCAAGAGCTTCCTTGGAAGGAGCTGGGAATAGATGTTGTGATTGAAGCAACAGGAAAATTTAATGCAAAAGAACAAGCAAGTCTACATCTAGAAGCAGGGGCAAAGAAGGTCGTTTTAACAGCTCCAGGTAAAAATGAAGATGTTACGATTGTAGTTGGTGTAAACGATGAGCAATTGGATATTACAAAACACGATGTGATCTCAAATGCCTCCTGTACAACTAATTGTCTTGCTCCAGTCGTCAAGCTGTTAGATGAACAATTCGGCATAGAGAATGGCTTAATGACTACTGTACATGCATATACAAATGATCAAAATAATATTGATAATCCACATAAAGATTTACGTAGAGCTCGTGCATGCGCACAATCTATTATTCCAACTACAACAGGTGCTGCTAAAGCTTTAGCAAAGGTACTACCACATTTAACCGGCAAATTACATGGTATGGCACTACGCGTTCCGACACCAAATGTTTCGCTTGTAGATCTTGTAGTAGACGTAAAATGTGATGTGACAGTGGAACAAATTAATAATGCCTTCCAGACTGCGGCCCAAGGATCAATGAAGGGTATTATAGAATTCTGTCATTCACCGCTTGTGTCAGTAGATTTCAATACAAATACAAGTTCGTCTATTATTGATGGTTTATCTACAATCGTTATGGGAACCCGTAAGGTAAAGGTTCTTGCCTGGTATGATAATGAGTGGGGCTACTCCTGCCGCGTTGTAGATCTCGTAAAGCTAGTAGCAGATCAGATTGCTAGCCAAAAAAAATTACAACATGTTTAA
- the pckA gene encoding phosphoenolpyruvate carboxykinase (ATP) — MSSVNVQIELHELLNGSNAQVQLSVSQLVEKVIKRGEGKLTSTGAVSVSTGKYTGRSPKDKFIVKEASTADKIDWGTVNQPISQQHFDNLYTKVLEYLKEKEEIFVFKGFAGADHSHRLPIQVINEYAWHNLFAHQLFIRPTGIDSPKHDEQFTIVSAPTFKANPDIDGTNSETFIIVSFEKRVILIGGTEYAGEMKKSIFSIMNYLLPEQDILPMHCSANVGEEGNVALFFGLSGTGKTTLSADPNRKLIGDDEHGWSDNGVFNIEGGCYAKCVNLSREKEPQIFDAITFGSVLENVIICENTGLANYNDVSLTENTRAAYPIDAIDNIMLPSVAGHPNTIVFLTADAFGVLPPISKLSKEQAMYHFLSGYTSKLAGTERGVTSPEVTFSTCFGSPFLPLNASRYAEMLGEKIEKHNSNVFLVNTGWTGGEYGIGHRMNLSYTRAMVRAALNGELDNVETGKDDIFGLEIPLKVPGVPDDVLIPEKTWTDKEAYKAKALDLASKFNENFKKFTSVSEDIVKLGGPLV, encoded by the coding sequence ATGAGTAGTGTGAACGTACAAATTGAATTACATGAGTTATTAAATGGAAGTAATGCACAAGTTCAATTAAGTGTTTCGCAGTTAGTGGAAAAAGTAATTAAGAGGGGAGAAGGTAAATTAACTTCTACCGGTGCTGTCTCTGTTTCAACAGGTAAATACACAGGTCGTTCTCCTAAAGATAAATTCATTGTTAAGGAAGCATCTACTGCTGATAAAATTGATTGGGGTACTGTAAACCAACCGATTTCCCAACAGCATTTTGATAATCTGTACACAAAGGTATTAGAATACTTAAAAGAAAAAGAAGAAATCTTCGTATTTAAAGGCTTTGCCGGAGCGGATCACAGCCACCGTCTTCCAATTCAAGTTATAAATGAATATGCTTGGCATAACTTATTTGCACATCAATTGTTTATCCGTCCGACAGGGATTGATTCCCCGAAACATGATGAACAATTTACAATCGTATCTGCTCCAACATTTAAAGCTAATCCGGATATTGACGGTACAAATTCTGAAACGTTCATCATTGTTTCTTTTGAAAAGCGTGTTATTCTGATCGGCGGTACTGAGTATGCAGGTGAAATGAAGAAATCCATCTTCTCTATCATGAACTACTTGTTGCCGGAACAAGACATTTTACCTATGCACTGTTCTGCAAACGTAGGTGAAGAAGGCAATGTGGCATTGTTCTTCGGCTTATCGGGTACAGGAAAGACAACGCTTTCTGCAGATCCAAACCGCAAGTTAATCGGTGATGACGAGCATGGCTGGTCTGATAACGGTGTATTTAATATTGAAGGCGGCTGCTATGCAAAGTGCGTGAACTTATCTCGCGAGAAGGAACCTCAAATCTTTGATGCGATTACATTCGGGTCTGTATTGGAAAATGTTATTATCTGCGAGAATACTGGTCTTGCAAATTACAATGATGTATCCCTAACAGAAAATACACGTGCAGCGTATCCAATTGATGCAATCGATAATATCATGCTTCCAAGTGTTGCCGGACACCCAAATACAATTGTGTTCTTAACAGCTGATGCATTCGGCGTATTGCCTCCAATCAGCAAGTTATCTAAAGAACAAGCCATGTACCATTTCTTAAGCGGTTATACTAGTAAGCTAGCAGGAACAGAGCGGGGGGTTACATCTCCAGAAGTAACCTTTTCTACATGCTTTGGTTCTCCATTCCTGCCGCTTAACGCATCTCGTTATGCAGAAATGCTTGGGGAAAAAATAGAAAAGCACAACTCAAACGTATTCTTAGTAAATACTGGTTGGACTGGTGGAGAATATGGCATAGGTCACCGTATGAACCTTTCCTACACTCGAGCAATGGTGAGAGCAGCACTTAACGGAGAATTAGATAACGTGGAAACCGGAAAGGACGATATCTTTGGTCTGGAAATTCCACTTAAAGTTCCAGGTGTACCTGACGACGTATTAATTCCAGAAAAAACATGGACTGACAAGGAAGCTTATAAAGCAAAAGCCTTAGACCTTGCTAGCAAGTTCAATGAAAACTTCAAAAAGTTTACAAGCGTATCTGAAGATATTGTAAAGCTTGGCGGACCTCTGGTATAA
- a CDS encoding malate:quinone oxidoreductase, producing MNINKERRVKMSNRETKTDVILIGAGIMSATLGTLLKELVPNWKIKVFEKLTNAGGESSNEWNNAGTGHAALCELNYTVENPDGLIDISKAIKINEQFQVSMQFWSYLVNNKLIQNPQDFIMPLPHMSLVQGEQNVSFLKKRFEALSKNPLFQGMEFSDDPEKLMEWIPLIMQDRTSNEPIAATKIDSGTDINFGALSRMLFDHLETKNVDLHYNHSVTDMKRTSDGLWELKVRNSGSGTVECHNAKFVFIGGGGGSLHLLQKSGIPEGKHMGGFPVSGLFMVCNNPDVVEQHHAKVYGKAKVGAPPMSVPHLDTRFIDNKKSLLFGPFAGFTPKFLKNGSMFDLITSVKPDNLVTMLAAGAKNMSLTKYLIQQVMLSKEQRMEELREFIPNAKSEDWDLVVAGQRVQVIKDTEAGKGTLQFGTEVVSAADGSIAALLGASPGASTAVHVMLEVLEKCFPEHINEWETKMKEMIPSYGISLMDNRELLNEIHTSTAKTLGLAEKEPELVFS from the coding sequence ATGAATATTAATAAGGAAAGGAGAGTTAAAATGAGCAACAGAGAAACGAAAACAGACGTAATTTTAATTGGTGCCGGAATCATGAGTGCTACTTTGGGGACACTTCTGAAAGAATTAGTACCAAACTGGAAAATTAAGGTATTTGAAAAGCTTACAAACGCAGGAGGGGAAAGCTCTAACGAATGGAATAATGCAGGCACAGGTCATGCCGCACTGTGCGAGCTTAACTATACGGTCGAAAATCCGGATGGATTGATTGATATTAGTAAAGCAATAAAGATTAATGAACAATTTCAAGTTTCAATGCAGTTTTGGTCATATCTTGTAAACAACAAGCTGATCCAAAATCCACAAGATTTTATCATGCCATTGCCTCATATGAGCTTAGTTCAAGGGGAACAAAATGTTTCGTTTTTAAAAAAAAGATTTGAAGCGTTATCAAAGAACCCATTGTTTCAAGGAATGGAATTTTCCGATGATCCTGAAAAACTAATGGAATGGATTCCGCTTATTATGCAAGATCGCACATCGAATGAGCCTATTGCAGCAACAAAGATCGACTCTGGTACTGATATCAACTTTGGAGCTTTATCCCGCATGTTGTTTGACCACTTAGAGACTAAAAATGTCGATTTACACTACAATCATAGTGTTACTGATATGAAACGTACGAGCGATGGTCTATGGGAATTAAAAGTACGGAATTCGGGTAGCGGTACTGTCGAATGCCATAATGCAAAATTTGTCTTTATCGGAGGCGGAGGAGGAAGTCTGCACCTACTGCAAAAATCCGGCATTCCTGAAGGAAAACATATGGGGGGGTTCCCGGTAAGCGGATTATTTATGGTGTGTAATAATCCAGATGTAGTAGAGCAGCATCATGCAAAAGTATACGGAAAAGCTAAGGTTGGTGCTCCTCCAATGTCTGTTCCGCACCTGGACACAAGATTTATTGATAATAAGAAATCATTACTATTCGGACCATTTGCTGGCTTCACACCAAAGTTCTTGAAAAACGGTTCAATGTTTGATTTGATCACTTCCGTAAAACCGGATAATCTCGTAACGATGTTGGCAGCAGGTGCAAAAAACATGTCATTGACAAAATACCTGATCCAGCAAGTGATGTTATCAAAAGAACAGCGCATGGAAGAATTACGTGAATTTATTCCGAACGCAAAAAGTGAGGATTGGGATTTAGTCGTAGCAGGCCAGCGGGTGCAGGTGATTAAAGATACGGAAGCTGGTAAAGGAACACTTCAATTTGGAACGGAAGTTGTTAGTGCAGCTGATGGTTCAATTGCAGCATTGCTTGGTGCTTCCCCTGGTGCCTCTACCGCCGTGCACGTCATGCTAGAAGTACTAGAAAAATGTTTCCCTGAACATATAAATGAGTGGGAAACGAAAATGAAAGAAATGATTCCTTCTTATGGTATATCGCTAATGGATAATCGAGAACTTCTGAACGAAATCCATACCTCAACAGCTAAAACACTTGGTCTAGCAGAAAAAGAGCCGGAACTTGTATTTAGTTAA
- a CDS encoding NAD(P)-dependent malic enzyme, which translates to MSTLREEALKMHQENRGKLSVSSKVKVRDAKDLSLAYSPGVAEPCLAIHENEGKVYDYTMKGNLVAVVSNGTAVLGLGNIGPKAAMPVMEGKALLFKEFANVDAFPLCINSTDTDKIVEHVKMLEPTFGGINLEDIAAPQCFEIEERLHKECDIPIFHDDQHGTAIVTAAGLINALKLANKNIVDIRVVANGAGAAGVAIVKLLLSMGVKDVILCDTKGIIYKGRPVGMNKFKEEMARITNKEQKQGSLADALQGADVFVGVSAAGAVTKEMVRSMNENPIIFAMANPTPEIMPEEAKEAGALVVGTGRSDFPNQVNNVLAFPGIFRGALDVRAKEINEGMKIAAVYAITDLISSEELHADYVIPDPFDPRVAKHVAEAVAAAAIKTGVAQKTFDFTTT; encoded by the coding sequence ATGTCAACATTACGAGAAGAAGCATTAAAAATGCATCAAGAAAATAGAGGTAAACTTAGTGTTAGTTCTAAAGTCAAGGTACGTGATGCAAAAGATTTAAGTCTTGCATACTCACCAGGTGTAGCTGAGCCATGTTTAGCTATTCATGAGAATGAAGGTAAAGTATATGATTATACAATGAAGGGAAATCTGGTTGCTGTCGTTTCAAATGGAACCGCTGTCCTTGGGCTTGGAAATATCGGGCCGAAAGCAGCTATGCCGGTAATGGAAGGGAAGGCATTGTTATTTAAAGAATTTGCAAATGTAGATGCCTTTCCACTATGCATAAACTCGACTGATACGGATAAAATTGTCGAGCACGTTAAAATGTTAGAGCCTACTTTTGGCGGAATAAACTTAGAAGATATTGCGGCACCGCAATGCTTCGAAATTGAAGAGCGTTTACACAAAGAGTGTGATATTCCTATTTTCCATGATGACCAACATGGAACAGCTATTGTAACCGCAGCAGGACTCATTAATGCTCTGAAACTAGCAAACAAAAATATTGTGGATATTCGTGTCGTAGCAAATGGAGCTGGGGCTGCAGGCGTTGCTATTGTCAAGCTGTTGCTGAGTATGGGTGTGAAAGATGTCATTTTATGTGATACAAAAGGAATCATTTATAAAGGCCGTCCGGTGGGTATGAATAAATTTAAAGAAGAAATGGCAAGGATTACAAATAAAGAACAAAAGCAAGGGTCATTAGCAGATGCATTGCAGGGTGCAGATGTGTTTGTCGGGGTCTCTGCCGCAGGAGCAGTTACAAAAGAGATGGTTCGTTCTATGAATGAGAATCCAATTATTTTTGCTATGGCTAATCCGACACCAGAAATTATGCCGGAGGAGGCAAAAGAAGCAGGAGCACTTGTAGTTGGAACAGGACGCTCTGATTTCCCGAACCAAGTTAATAATGTCCTTGCATTCCCAGGGATTTTCCGTGGTGCTTTAGATGTTCGTGCAAAGGAAATTAATGAAGGAATGAAAATTGCTGCTGTTTATGCTATCACTGATTTAATTAGCAGTGAAGAGCTTCACGCTGATTATGTCATTCCAGATCCATTTGACCCAAGAGTAGCGAAACATGTAGCAGAAGCTGTTGCAGCTGCAGCAATAAAAACAGGGGTTGCGCAAAAAACATTTGATTTTACAACCACTTAA